From one Culex quinquefasciatus strain JHB chromosome 3, VPISU_Cqui_1.0_pri_paternal, whole genome shotgun sequence genomic stretch:
- the LOC6048936 gene encoding uncharacterized protein LOC6048936, translating into MIKFLSTIVFLLVLEVNFSFAGKNVVCYYATWATYRPGDGKFDVENIDPNLCTHLMYAFFGLKSDGTVDFIDTWNDLPVNGGLNAIARFNNLKRKNPSLKTLAAIGGWNWGSAKFSTVAKSATLRSKFATEARVFCQKFGFDGIDIDWEYPAQQDGDPSMDKANFVLMLKDLKTELKKYGLLLTVAVGAAESSASQSYDIPQISNNVDFINLMEYDFHMASEGVTGHNAPLKARSAELNTWKNELNVYSSVQYWLSKGAPASKLNLGMPLYGHTFTLASASNNGVGAPVTGPGVKGPYTRADGTLGYNEICERKLTGTWKEVFDNEQMVPYAYSGNQWIGYDNVKSITEKCNFIKTNGLAGGMFWSIETDDFLGKCGTKFALISALKSCLGTGTGAITNPLTVTTTTTTTTKKPTTPSNFKCTTTGYFRDPVDCTKFYYCQGTYRNDFVCPASLYYSPAINRCDWPQYVKCARSESTTPLLVTGSDLVHGSPATTEFIKLAEIFEDPVEANGKVKAKRNVPLRGVDEHEHGDSLSFKPEHNENEDDLAVAETHLFRPLFKYKSVNSERRHIRQPTVTTSITDDGPDVHDYVNYDDLSFSKESGVFEAVTETNPNQEDQPIHVHAVVKRSDVLVPRLQSIALLIPASAASATSVSADESDMEVAETHLFRPVFRYKSQYTERRRVRQLPGQFGAVIVQKATIDKHLKSQTHIGKVQKQPKDVTHSVQKQTTVVSAFHKATASRDARNVSQFELVEAFASANIPLYKLDHPKLRDYLSRNVKNLGVLPQSTTLRSQVLPKVFDVAQQELRPAVAAASSIVTAADEASDQQDRFILHIVFILPVTSGQQDKMEAVTADLVFLDKVNATTVSRAIIQTLTKFDVDFDKVVVVLTDNATYMTKAVTSLKVLLPNCIHLTYNAHILSLVELNDLFKTDSVRVDVVFIMMTSAKLMDLLTWFENRQVTIHLAYNKVVDLMAGFGSKGEKEKNKIYKKAFQDAAAKLNQYYTETPKLSPVNCMVLPPIQSYIKRSRVSIPISFHRNLTPQRTSNRVTSRIMTPVFAIGLPLMALIISTFAIEPSGNIVCYYGTWATYRNGAGRFAVEHIDPFLCTHLIYAFVGIHQNGTISILDPWLDLEDNWGLGTMRKFNDLKLVNPKLKTLVAIGGWNEGSLKFSTVAQSPALRLRLAKDAAKFCKRMGFDGLDVDWEYPGQRDGDPSVDRENFVELLSDLKQEFSNRGLLLTAAVAAAENSAAISYNISGISTHLDFINLMAYDLHGPWESVTGQNAPLYAGLNDKTEVQRQLNVQACVSYWIRQGAPAEKLNLGVAFYGRSFTLRNAGDNGIGAPAGGPGRAGPYTYESGFLGYNEICEKLQFEKWNHCWDNEQQAPYAYSANQWVGYDDPESITLKANFIKRYGLAGAMVWSIETDDFHGKCGERFALLSTLNKGLEHDEVTSTTTNAPTTISTSTHHPESTTTTEEGTTSIWASTSTTTEDPGPIKCVETGYFRDPEDCSKFYFCEGATLHSFQCPAGLYFDLSILSCNYPERVECCGSIVLGLVLLTLSISMALTEKKIVCYVGTWSVYRPNRGSFNIENIEPSLCTHLMYAFFGINEDGTIRIIDPYLDLEENWGRGHIKRFNELKLQHPKLKTMAAVGGWNERSHPFSVVAASPTLRQRFIKDSIKFCKKHNFDGIDLDWEYPGQRDGNELVDRENHATWLEEIRREFDREGLLLSAAVASAEFSASRSYDIPRVSAALHFINVMTYDMHGSWDPYTGFNSPLYSGAKDVTDLQQQLNVNASIHYWIELGAPKEKIVMGIPSYGRTFTLVDASVNGVEAPASGPGKAGQYSREAGMIGYNELCEKFLSEKWDITCNEKQLVCYATSGNQWISFEDVKSVAHKMDYFSQMNLGGVMVWSLETDDFHGVCHDTRYALMSVIYEHIYGQSPPLNNTTTATPPPSGSSPTPPGGCSPEGVFPNEEVCDKYFICDSNGRRFDFSCPAGLLFDPVLALCNWPHLVDCDL; encoded by the exons ATGATAAAGTTTTTATCTACAATAGTGTTTCTTCTTGTTTTAGAAGTCAATTTCAGTTTTGCAGGAA aaaaTGTTGTCTGCTACTACGCAACATGGGCCACTTATCGACCTGGAGATGGAAAGTTTGACGTGGAAAACATCGACCCCAACCTTTGCACCCACTTAATGTATGCGTTTTTCGGGCTCAAATCCGATGGTACCGTGGACTTTATAGACACGTGGAACGATTTGCCAGTTAACGGCGGTTTAAATGCCATCGCCAGGTTTAACAACTTAAAAAGGAAAAATCCATCGCTCAAAACATTGGCCGCCATCGGTGGATGGAACTGGGGCTCCGCCAAATTCTCGACGGTCGCCAAAAGTGCCACGTTGCGCAGCAAATTCGCCACCGAGGCGCGAGTATTCTGTCAAAAGTTCGGTTTTGATGGAATCGATATCGACTGGGAATATCCGGCGCAGCAGGACGGAGATCCTTCGATGGACAAGGCAAATTTCGTGCTTATGTTGAAAGATTtgaaaaccgaattgaaaaagTACGGACTGCTGCTGACGGTGGCCGTTGGAGCTGCTGAAAGTTCTGCTTCACAATCGTACGACATTCCCCAGATATCGAACAACGTTGACTTCATCAACCTGATGGAGTACGACTTTCATATGGCGTCGGAGGGAGTCACTGGACATAATGCTCCGTTGAAAGCCAGATCCGCAGAGTTAAACACGTGGAAGAATGAACTCAATGTTTACAGTAGTGTGCAGTACTGGCTTAGCAAGGGAGCACCGGCGTCCAAGCTTAATCTGGGAATGCCGTTGTATGGTCACACTTTCACCTTGGCGAGTGCATCTAATAATGGAGTTGGAGCTCCTGTTACAGGTCCCGGAGTTAAAGGGCCCTACACACGAGCTGATGGTACCTTGGGATACAACGAG ATTTGTGAACGCAAGCTGACTGGAACGTGGAAAGAAGTGTTTGACAACGAGCAAATGGTTCCCTACGCTTACAGTGGCAACCAATGGATTGGATATGATAACGTTAAGAGCATCACGGAAAAG TGCAACTTTATCAAAACCAACGGTCTGGCGGGCGGAATGTTCTGGTCGATCGAAACCGATGACTTTTTGGGAAAATGTGGAACCAAATTTGCGCTCATTTCCGCCTTAAAATCTTGTCTTGGAACAGGAACAGGCGCGATAACGAACCCGTTAACGGTTACTACTACCACTACTACTACAACTAAGAAGCCAACTACACCCAGTAACTTCAAGTGCACGACGACCGGATACTTCAGGGATCCAGTGGACTGCACCAAGTTTTACTACTGCCAAGGAACTTACCGGAATGATTTTGTTTGTCCTGCTAGTTTATACTATTCACCTGCTATAAATAGGTGTGATTGGCCACAATATGTTAAATGTG CTCGATCGGAATCAACCACCCCACTGCTGGTCACCGGATCCGACCTGGTTCACGGATCACCGGCCACTACCGAGTTCATCAAGCTGGCGGAAATCTTCGAAGATCCCGTTGAGGCGAACGGCAAGGTTAAGGCAAAACGAAACGTTCCACTTCGAGGCGTGGACGAGCACGAGCACGGTGATTCGCTGTCCTTCAAGCCGGAACACAACGAGAATGAGGATGACTTGGCGGTCGCAGAAACCCATCTGTTCCGGCCGCTTTTCAAGTACAAGTCGGTCAACTCCGAGCGCAGACACATCCGGCAGCCGACGGTCACAA CCAGCATCACGGACGACGGTCCCGACGTGCACGACTACGTAAACTATGACGATCTGTCGTTCAGCAAGGAGTCCGGTGTCTTCGAAGCCGTAACGGAAACCAACCCAAACCAGGAAGATCAACCCATCCACGTCCACGCGGTTGTGAAGAGGAGTGACGTGCTTGTTCCCAGATTACAGTCCATTGCCCTGCTCATCCCGGCATCGGCGGCGTCTGCGACGTCGGTTTCGGCAGACGAAAGTGACATGGAAGTCGCCGAGACGCACCTGTTCCGGCCCGTGTTTCGGTACAAATCGCAATACACCGAGAGGAGACGTGTCCGACAGCTGCCGGGACAGTTTGGTGCGGTGATAGTGCA AAAGGCCACCATCGACAAACACCTAAAATCGCAAACCCACATCGGAAAGGTCCAAAAGCAGCCAAAGGATGTAACGCATTCcgtgcaaaaacaaacaacggTGGTGAGCGCATTCCACAAAGCCACAGCATCTCGTGATGCGCGAAACGTTTCGCAATTTGAACTCGTGGAAGCTTTCGCATCTGCAAACATTCCGCTGTACAAGCTTGATCATCCGAAGCTCCGAGACTACCTGTCAAGGAATGTCAAAAACCTTGGAGTGCTTCCACAGTCCACGACCCTCCGATCCCAAGTACTGCCTAAGGTTTTCGATGTCGCACAGCAGGAACTGCGTCCAGCTGTTGCAGCAGCTTCTTCGATCGTGACTGCCGCTGATGAAGCCTCGGACCAGCAGGATAGGTTTATCTTGCACATTGTTTTTATCCTGCCCGTCACTTCCGGACAACAAGACAAGATGGAGGCAGTCACTGCGGATCTGGTTTTTCTGGATAAGGTGAACGCTACAACCGTTTCGAGAGCTATCATTCAGACGTTGACCAAGTTTGACGTCGATTTTGACAAGGTTGTCGTCGTGCTGACGGACAACGCAACTTACATGACCAAGGCCGTGACCAGCTTGAAAGTGCTCCTGCCAAATTGCATTCACCTCACATACAACGCTCACATTCTGAGTCTGGTGG AACTGAACGATCTGTTTAAAACGGATTCGGTTCGGGTCGATGTCGTCTTTATCATGATGACCTCGGCCAAATTGATGGACCTGCTGACCTGGTTCGAGAACCGTCAAGTAACAATCCATTTGGCTTACAACAAGGTGGTTGACCTGATGGCCg ggTTCGGTTCCAAGGGAGAGAAGGAGAAAAACAAGATCTACAAGAAGGCGTTTCAAGATGCAGCTGCCAAGCTGAACCAATACTACACCGAAACACCGAAACT TTCACCAGTCAACTGTATGGTATTACCCCCAATTCAATCTTATATAAAGAGAAGTAGAGTATCAATTCCGATTAGTTTTCATCGGAATTTGACGCCACAACGAACGTCTAATCGCGTCACCTCGAGAATCATGACACCAGTCTTTGCCATTGGATTACCACTGATGGCACTTATAATTTCAACTTTTGCAATCGAACCATCAGGAAACATTGTGTGCTATTACGGAACTTGGGCCACCTACCGTAACGGAGCGGGTCGTTTCGCAGTAGAACATATCGATCCGTTCCTGTGCACGCACCTCATCTATGCCTTCGTCGGAATTCACCAGAATGGAACCATCTCGATACTGGATCCTTGGCTGGACTTGGAGGACAATTGGGGTTTGGGAACGATGCGGAAGTTCAACGATTTAAAGCTGGTGAACCCGAAGCTGAAAACTCTGGTAGCGATTGGTGGCTGGAACGAGGGCTCACTAAAGTTTTCAACCGTTGCCCAGAGTCCAGCATTGAGGTTGCGATTGGCGAAAGATGCCGCGAAATTTTGTAAACGGATGGGATTCGATGGGCTCGACGTAGATTGGGAGTACCCTGGGCAGAGGGACGGAGACCCAAGCGTTGATCGAGAAAACTTTGTTGAATTGCTGTCGGATTTGAAGCAGGAATTCTCCAATCGAGGACTGCTTCTGACTGCTGCGGTGGCGGCAGCGGAGAACTCGGCAGCTATTTCGTACAACATTTCTGGGATTTCGACACATTTGGATTTCATAAATCTAATGGCGTATGATTTACACGGTCCTTGGGAATCTGTAACAGGTCAAAACGCGCCTCTCTACGCTGGTTTAAATGACAAAACCGAAGTTCAACGTCAACTGAACGTACAGGCTTGTGTTAGCTACTGGATTCGGCAAGGTGCTCCTGCCGAGAAGCTTAACCTGGGGGTAGCATTCTACGGAAGATCATTTACGCTGCGAAATGCTGGTGACAATGGGATTGGAGCTCCCGCCGGTGGACCTGGCCGTGCTGGACCGTATACGTACGAATCGGGATTTCTTGGTTACAATGAGATTTGTGAAAAGTTACAATTTGAGAAGTGGAACCACTGCTGGGACAACGAGCAACAGGCTCCTTACGCGTACAGTGCGAATCAATGGGTTGGCTACGACGACCCAGAAAGCATCACATTGAAG GCCAACTTTATTAAGCGATACGGATTAGCCGGAGCAATGGTATGGTCAATCGAAACGGATGATTTTCACGGCAAATGTGGTGAAAGGTTTGCCCTGCTCTCAACGCTCAACAAGGGATTAGAGCATGATGAGGTGACTAGTACAACCACCAACGCACCAACTACTATCAGCACTTCAACGCATCACCCTGAAAGCACTACCACTACGGAAGAAGGAACCACCAGCATCTGGGCATCAACTAGTACAACTACTGAGGATCCTGGCCCGATTAAATGTGTTGAAACTGGATACTTCCGAGACCCAGAAGATTGttctaaattttatttctgCGAGGGTGCCACCCTACATAGCTTTCAATGCCCGGCAGGATTGTATTTTGATCTTTCGATACTAAGCTGTAACTATCCAGAAAGGGTAGAATGT TGTGGCAGTATTGTTCTGGGGTTGGTGCTTCTTACTCTATCAATTTCGATGGCATTAACTGAAA AGAAAATCGTGTGCTATGTGGGAACGTGGTCCGTTTATAGGCCAAACCGTGGCTCGTTCAACATAGAAAACATCGAACCTTCGCTGTGTACGCATTTGATGTACGCCTTCTTCGGAATCAATGAAGATGGAACCATTCGGATTATTGACCCGTACTTGGATTTGGAGGAAAACTGGGGCCGAGGTCACATAAAGCGATTCAACGAGCTTAAACTACAGCATCCAAAGCTCAAGACGATGGCCGCCGTCGGTGGATGGAACGAACGGTCTCATCCGTTTTCTGTGGTTGCTGCTAGTCCAACTCTTCGACAGCGATTCATCAAAGACAgtatcaaattttgcaaaaaacacaactTTGACGGGATCGATCTGGACTGGGAGTACCCTGGACAACGCGACGGTAACGAATTAGTTGATCGTGAAAATCACGCAACTTGGTTGGAAGAAATACGACGAGA ATTTGATCGTGAAGGACTCCTCCTTTCTGCTGCAGTGGCATCGGCGGAATTTTCCGCCAGCAGGTCGTACGACATTCCACGGGTTTCAGCAGCACTGCATTTCATCAACGTGATGACCTACGATATGCACGGTTCGTGGGATCCCTACACGGGGTTCAATTCCCCACTCTACTCCGGAGCTAAGGATGTGACGGACCTGCAGCAGCAACTCAACGTAAATGCAAGCATTCACTATTGGATCGAGCTGGGTGCTCCAAAGGAAAAGATCGTAATGGGCATTCCTTCCTATGGAAGGACCTTCACTCTGGTAGACGCGAGCGTCAATGGAGTTGAAGCACCTGCCTCGGGTCCGGGAAAGGCCGGACAGTATTCAAGAGAAGCAGGGATGATTGGGTACAATGAACTATGTGAAAAGTTTCTTTCGGAAAAATGGGATATTACTTGCAATGAGAAACAGTTGGTCTGCTATGCCACCAGTGGAAATCAGTGGATCAGCTTCGAGGACGTCAAATCTGTGGCGCACAAG ATGGACTACTTCTCCCAAATGAACCTCGGCGGCGTAATGGTTTGGTCGCTGGAAACGGACGACTTCCATGGCGTTTGTCACGATACGCGATACGCGCTGATGAGCGTCATTTACGAGCACATTTACGGACAATCACCACCGTTGAACAACACGACCACTGCCACTCCTCCTCCATCAGGTTCCTCTCCGACTCCTCCTGGTGGCTGTTCACCCGAGGGCGTGTTCCCGAACGAAGAAGTCTGCGACAAGTACTTCATCTGTGACTCCAACGGACGTCGGTTCGATTTTTCCTGTCCGGCCGGATTGCTGTTTGACCCCGTGCTTGCTCTTTGCAACTGGCCCCATCTGGTTGATTGTGATTtgtga
- the LOC6032484 gene encoding uncharacterized protein LOC6032484 isoform X3 encodes MWQRCLELPSPNESIRGGPSTAEVMETDTDLLMPVPEESLLSGKVPRQCVRPVRARRTQPAGPGRNATDQEQCRSDDGGRAVVLGRRRGILREQSQSGGQTGSGGSVLTLGISPLLSSNKRQKGLNKPNYQRRVRD; translated from the exons atgtggcaacgctGCCTGGAACTTCCCTCACCGAACGAGTCAATCCGCGGCGGCCCGAGTACGGCCGAAGTGATGGAAACCGACACGGACCTGTTGATGCCCGTGCCGGAAGAGTCCCTACTTTCCGGAAAAGTACCCCGGCAATGTGTGCGCCCAGTGCGCGCTCGGCGAACGCAGCCAGCTGGGCCAGGACGAAATGCTACGGATCAAGAACAGTGTCGAAGCGACGATGGCGGCCGCGCTGTAGTCCTAGGAAGACGACGAGGGATTCTCCGGGAGCAGTCCCAGTCAGGGGGACAAACGGGCAGCGGTGGTAGTGTCCTCACGCTCGGAATATCGCCGCTGCTGAGCAGCAACAAACGACAGAAAGGATTGAAC AAACCCAATTATCAACGCCGAGTACGTGATTGA
- the LOC6030821 gene encoding LOW QUALITY PROTEIN: glucose-6-phosphate exchanger SLC37A2 (The sequence of the model RefSeq protein was modified relative to this genomic sequence to represent the inferred CDS: substituted 1 base at 1 genomic stop codon) produces the protein MLLFRSGRRIMSTSYPDAPLGIRIVSAISGKLCPRWQINRLLWFKCSVLTLTYLAYMCYHMTRKPISVVKSVLHRNCSGVQLPPEFINNGDDVPGGDSTWCDYPPFDGPDSAALLGTLDSSFLFSYAIAMFFSGFIAERVSLRYFLALGMLFSGIFCYLFGVAKVYDVHSLMYFVFVQAMAGMFQTTGWPSVVTIVSRWFGKAKRGLIFGIWNSHTSIGNILGSLIAAHYVERDWSMSFIVPGFLMGVFGFVMFLFLVDRPEIVDCQEKVGDRRAGYRRLDDGRTADVGGNSDPEDLIDTRSEQYXSGAGGRRCDRILGAIKIPGVIEFSLCLFFSKLVSYTFLYWLPLYIQASTTLSAELSADLSTLFDIGGIVGAIAAGLLSDYTGMSATTCTVMLALAAPSLLLYQQWGALSLSFNICLLFVAGVLVNGPYALITTSVSAELGQHSSLNGNGKALATVTAIIDGTGSIGAAVGPLVAGLVSSSGWQNVFYMLIASDILALLLLLRPVSKELKRRSRRRNVRIE, from the exons ATGTTGCTGTTTCGTTCCGGCAGAAGAATCATGAGCACCAGCTATCCAGATGCCCCGCTCGGTATCCGAATTGTTTCGGCCATCAGCGGCAAACTTTGTCCACGATGGCAGATCAATCGGCTGCTCTG GTTCAAATGCTCGGTGCTCACGCTGACCTACCTGGCGTACATGTGCTACCACATGACACGGAAACCGATCTCGGTGGTCAAATCCGTGCTCCATCGGAACTGTTCCGGGGTGCAGCTGCCGCCGGAGTTTATCAACAACGGGGATGATGTGCCGGGCGGTGACAGCACCTGGTGTGACTATCCACCCTTCGATGGACCGGACTCGGCAGCCCTGCTGGGCACGCTGGATTCGTCGTTTTTGTTCAGCTATGCCATTGCGATGTTCTTTTCGGGTTTCATCGCAGAACGCGTCTCGCTGCGATACTTTTTGGCGCTGGGAATGCTGTTTTCCGGAATTTTCTGCTACCTGTTTGGAGTGGCTAAGGTGTACGACGTGCACTCGTTGATGTACTTTGTGTTTGTTCAAGCCATGGCCGGGATGTTCCAAACGACGGGATGGCCGAGCGTTGTGACCATCGTAAGCCGATGGTTTGGAAAAGCAAAACGGGGGTTGATTTTTGGCATCTGGAACAGTCACACTTCGATTGGGAACATCTTGGGATCGTTGATTGCTGCTCATTACGTGGAACGTGACTGGTCGATGTCGTTTATCGTGCCCGGCTTTCTGATGGGAGTGTTTGGgtttgttatgtttttgttCCTGGTCGATCGACCGGAGATCGTGGACTGCCAGGAGAAGGTTGGCGATCGTCGGGCTGGTTATAGACGACTGGACGACGGTAGAACGGCTGATGTGGGTGGTAACTCAGATCCTGAGGATCTTATTGACACTAGAAGTGAACAG TATTAATCGGGAGCCGGTGGAAGACGATGCGATCGGATTTTGGGAGCCATCAAAATTCCGGGTGTGATTGAGTTTTCCCTCTGTCTATTTTTCTCCAAACTGGTCAGCTACACATTCCTCTACTGGCTGCCGCTGTACATTCAGGCCTCGA CCACGCTGAGCGCCGAACTGAGTGCAGATTTATCGACGCTGTTCGATATCGGTGGCATCGTTGGCGCCATCGCGGCCGGCCTGCTGTCCGACTACACCGGAATGTCCGCCACGACCTGCACGGTGATGCTTGCGTTGGCCGCTCCTTCG TTGCTGCTTTATCAACAATGGGGTGCCCTCTCGTTATCGTTCAACATCTGTCTGCTGTTTGTGGCCGGAGTCCTGGTGAACGGGCCGTACGCTCTTATCACCACTTCTGTTAGTGCTGAACTAG GCCAACACAGTTCGCTGAACGGGAATGGAAAGGCGTTAGCTACAGTGACAGCTATAATCGATGGAACTGGTTCCATTG GTGCCGCCGTTGGTCCTCTGGTCGCCGGCTTGGTCTCGTCGTCCGGATGGCAGAACGTGTTCTACATGTTGATCGCGTCGGATATTCTTGCCctcttgctgctgctgcggccaGTTTCCAAAGAGCTCAAACGACGCTCCCGACGGCGCAACGTGCGGATAGAGTAA
- the LOC6032484 gene encoding uncharacterized protein LOC6032484 isoform X1: MWQRCLELPSPNESIRGGPSTAEVMETDTDLLMPVPEESLLSGKVPRQCVRPVRARRTQPAGPGRNATDQEQCRSDDGGRAVVLGRRRGILREQSQSGGQTGSGGSVLTLGISPLLSSNKRQKGLNVTQKPNYQRRVRD; encoded by the exons atgtggcaacgctGCCTGGAACTTCCCTCACCGAACGAGTCAATCCGCGGCGGCCCGAGTACGGCCGAAGTGATGGAAACCGACACGGACCTGTTGATGCCCGTGCCGGAAGAGTCCCTACTTTCCGGAAAAGTACCCCGGCAATGTGTGCGCCCAGTGCGCGCTCGGCGAACGCAGCCAGCTGGGCCAGGACGAAATGCTACGGATCAAGAACAGTGTCGAAGCGACGATGGCGGCCGCGCTGTAGTCCTAGGAAGACGACGAGGGATTCTCCGGGAGCAGTCCCAGTCAGGGGGACAAACGGGCAGCGGTGGTAGTGTCCTCACGCTCGGAATATCGCCGCTGCTGAGCAGCAACAAACGACAGAAAGGATTGAACGTAACGCAA AAACCCAATTATCAACGCCGAGTACGTGATTGA
- the LOC6030832 gene encoding LOW QUALITY PROTEIN: chitinase-3-like protein 1 (The sequence of the model RefSeq protein was modified relative to this genomic sequence to represent the inferred CDS: inserted 1 base in 1 codon) — MIKLLSAIVLLLVVEVNFSFAGKNVVCYYGTWANYRTGAGKFTVENIDPALCTHLIYSFFGLNADGTVAILDAWLDLPDNYGLNAIGRLNKLKTLNPSLKTLAAIGGWNWGSAKFSTVAKSATLRRKFASEARAFCQKYGFDGIDIDWEYPAQRDGDASVDKANFVLMLKDLNTELKKYGLLLTVAVGAAEGSASISYDIXQISNNVDFINLMEYDFHMASDEITGNNAPLYAGSADVTTTQKQLNVLSSVQYWLSKGAPASKLNLGMPLYGRTFTLASASNNGVGAPVTGAGVPGPYTQEPGYVGYNEICERKLTGTWTEVFDNVQMVPYTYSGNQWVGFDNVKSITEKCNFIKTNGLAGGMFWSIETDDFLGKCGPKFGLISTLKSCLGTSTGSGSSGTTTTSTTTTTKPVTIPPSTTTKATSSGGFTCTSTGYFRDPVDCSKFYYCQGTYRNDFVCPAGLYFVPAAVACDWPQNVKCP; from the exons ATGATCAAGCTTTTATCAGCAATTGTACTACTTCTTGTTGTAGAAGTAAACTTTAGTTTTGCAGGAA aaaatgtcgTCTGCTACTACGGAACATGGGCCAATTACCGAACCGGAGCAGGAAAGTTTACCGTGGAAAACATCGACCCCGCACTTTGCACTCACTTAATTTATTCGTTCTTTGGGCTCAACGCTGACGGTACAGTGGCCATTCTGGACGCGTGGCTCGATCTGCCGGATAACTACGGTTTGAACGCCATTGGAAGGCTAAACAAGCTAAAGACACTAAATCCGTCGCTCAAAACATTGGCCGCCATCGGTGGATGGAACTGGGGCTCGGCCAAATTCTCGACGGTCGCCAAAAGTGCCACGCTGCGCAGGAAATTCGCCTCTGAAGCGCGAGCATTCTGTCAAAAGTACGGATTTGATGGAATCGATATTGACTGGGAATATCCGGCACAACGAGACGGAGATGCTTCGGTGGACAAAGCAAATTTCGTGCTTATGTTGAAAGATTTGAACACTGAGTTGAAAAAGTATGGACTCCTTTTGACGGTGGCCGTTGGAGCTGCTGAAGGTTCTGCTTCGATTTCGTACGACA CCCAGATATCGAACAACGTTGACTTCATCAACCTGATGGAGTACGATTTTCATATGGCCTCTGACGAAATCACCGGAAACAATGCGCCATTGTATGCCGGGTCGGCAGATGTTACCACGACACAAAAGCAACTCAACGTTCTCAGCAGTGTGCAGTACTGGCTTAGCAAGGGAGCACCGGCGTCCAAGCTTAATCTGGGGATGCCGTTGTACGGCCGAACTTTCACGCTGGCGAGTGCATCTAACAATGGAGTTGGTGCTCCTGTTACCGGTGCTGGAGTTCCAGGACCCTATACACAAGAACCAGGTTACGTGGGATACAATGAG atttgtGAACGCAAGCTGACTGGGACTTGGACCGAAGTGTTTGACAACGTGCAAATGGTTCCCTACACTTACAGTGGCAATCAATGGGTTGGGTTTGATAACGTTAAGAGCATTACGGAAAAG TGTAACTTTATCAAAACCAACGGTCTGGCGGGTGGAATGTTCTGGTCGATTGAAACCGATGACTTTCTGGGAAAATGTGGTCCTAAGTTTGGACTCATTTCCACTTTGAAATCTTGCCTTGGAACTAGCACAGGTTCGGGTTCAAGCGGAACAACAACTACATCAACAACCACGACAACGAAACCGGTTACGATTCCTCCGAGCACGACGACAAAAGCGACTTCTTCCGGTGGCTTCACGTGCACGTCGACGGGATACTTCCGGGATCCAGTAGACTGCTCCAAGTTTTACTACTGCCAAGGAACTTACCGGAATGATTTTGTTTGCCCCGCTGGTTTATACTTTGTACCTGCTGCTGTGGCATGTGACTGGCCACAGAATGTGAAATGTCCTTGA
- the LOC6032484 gene encoding uncharacterized protein LOC6032484 isoform X2, which produces MWQRCLELPSPNESIRGGPSTAEVMETDTDLLMPVPEESLLSGKVPRQCVRPVRARRTQPAGPGRNATDQEQCRSDDGGRAVVLGRRRGILREQSQSGGQTGSGGSVLTLGISPLLSSNKRQKGLNVTQVQTQLSTPST; this is translated from the exons atgtggcaacgctGCCTGGAACTTCCCTCACCGAACGAGTCAATCCGCGGCGGCCCGAGTACGGCCGAAGTGATGGAAACCGACACGGACCTGTTGATGCCCGTGCCGGAAGAGTCCCTACTTTCCGGAAAAGTACCCCGGCAATGTGTGCGCCCAGTGCGCGCTCGGCGAACGCAGCCAGCTGGGCCAGGACGAAATGCTACGGATCAAGAACAGTGTCGAAGCGACGATGGCGGCCGCGCTGTAGTCCTAGGAAGACGACGAGGGATTCTCCGGGAGCAGTCCCAGTCAGGGGGACAAACGGGCAGCGGTGGTAGTGTCCTCACGCTCGGAATATCGCCGCTGCTGAGCAGCAACAAACGACAGAAAGGATTGAACGTAACGCAAGTTC AAACCCAATTATCAACGCCGAGTACGTGA